From the genome of Psychrilyobacter atlanticus DSM 19335, one region includes:
- a CDS encoding co-chaperone GroES: protein MKIKPIGNRILVEPLKAEEKTFSGIILPSSGEAKSSNMGVVVALGNINDEINLGDKVFFKPHSGIEIPDSDKTFLILEVEEILAVIG, encoded by the coding sequence ATGAAAATTAAACCAATTGGAAATAGAATATTAGTAGAACCTTTAAAGGCTGAAGAAAAAACTTTTAGCGGTATCATCCTGCCAAGTTCTGGGGAAGCTAAGTCTTCTAATATGGGAGTTGTTGTTGCACTTGGAAATATTAATGATGAGATCAACCTAGGGGATAAGGTGTTTTTCAAACCTCATTCTGGGATAGAAATACCTGATTCAGACAAGACTTTTCTCATCTTAGAAGTAGAAGAAATCCTAGCCGTAATAGGGTAA
- a CDS encoding argininosuccinate synthase: MKKEKVVLAYSGGLDTSIIVPWLKENYDLEVIAVCVNLGQEDNMEDVKVKAIESGASKIYVENVAEEFVGEYAFKGLKAGAIYEDSYLLGTAFARPLIAKKLVEVAQKEGAAYICHGCTGKGNDQVRFEVGIASIDPAIKIIAPWREWDIKSREDAIDYAESKGIELSVTKEKIYSRDQNLWHISHEGGDIEFLENEHKDDLYMMVKSLEDAKDQAEYVEIGFESGIPVSVDGEKLSAANLLMKLNEIAGEHGVGVVDIVENRLVGMKSRGIYETPGGTVLYKAIKELESICLDKETQAFKKNIGQKYGELVYNGLWFTPLKEGMDAFIDEVSKVVTGTIKLKLYKGNIKVAGRISPNVLYDEGISSFGASDLYDHHDAEGFIKLFSLPSKIRAMKG; this comes from the coding sequence ATGAAAAAAGAAAAAGTAGTATTAGCGTATTCAGGGGGATTAGATACATCTATAATAGTACCCTGGTTAAAGGAAAATTATGATTTAGAAGTGATAGCAGTTTGTGTTAATTTAGGGCAGGAAGATAATATGGAAGATGTAAAGGTAAAAGCTATTGAATCTGGAGCTTCTAAAATTTATGTTGAAAATGTAGCTGAAGAATTTGTCGGTGAATATGCTTTTAAAGGTCTGAAAGCAGGAGCTATATACGAAGATAGTTATCTACTTGGAACAGCATTTGCAAGACCACTTATAGCTAAGAAATTAGTAGAAGTTGCACAGAAAGAAGGGGCTGCATATATTTGTCATGGGTGTACCGGGAAGGGGAATGACCAAGTAAGATTTGAAGTTGGAATAGCTTCTATAGACCCTGCTATAAAGATAATTGCTCCTTGGAGAGAATGGGATATTAAATCAAGAGAAGATGCCATAGACTATGCTGAATCGAAAGGGATTGAACTCTCTGTGACAAAAGAAAAGATCTACTCAAGAGACCAGAATCTTTGGCATATAAGTCATGAAGGTGGAGATATAGAATTTTTAGAAAATGAGCATAAGGATGACCTGTATATGATGGTAAAATCTTTGGAGGATGCTAAGGATCAAGCTGAGTATGTGGAGATAGGTTTTGAATCAGGAATACCGGTAAGTGTAGACGGGGAAAAATTATCTGCCGCTAACCTTTTGATGAAATTAAATGAAATAGCCGGTGAACATGGTGTAGGAGTAGTAGATATTGTAGAAAACAGACTTGTTGGGATGAAATCTAGAGGGATCTATGAAACTCCTGGTGGGACTGTGCTATATAAAGCTATAAAAGAATTGGAGAGTATATGTTTGGATAAGGAAACACAGGCTTTTAAGAAAAACATAGGGCAGAAATATGGAGAGTTAGTTTATAATGGTTTATGGTTTACGCCTTTAAAAGAGGGAATGGATGCATTTATAGATGAGGTTTCCAAAGTAGTGACTGGAACGATAAAACTTAAATTATATAAGGGGAATATAAAGGTAGCAGGAAGAATATCTCCTAATGTTCTTTATGATGAGGGTATCTCATCTTTTGGAGCCAGTGATCTATACGATCATCACGATGCTGAAGGGTTTATTAAATTATTCTCCCTTCCAAGTAAGATCAGAGCCATGAAAGGATAG
- the argF gene encoding ornithine carbamoyltransferase — MKGKSFLKLLDFSTQEIKSLIKSAKDLKSDKKNNREKQNLKGKNLALIFEKDSTRTRCAFEVGAMDQGANTTYLGAVGSQIGKKESIADTARVLGGMFDGIEYRGSSQEKVEELAKYSGVPVWNGLTDEFHPTQILADFMTIEEKKGKLSDQKLVYVGDGRSNMGNSLLIGAAKMGMKFTILSPLELFPEKKLITKAKEIAMETGAVINFEMLPEKALEDADVVYTDVWLSMGEKFDIWKERIELLKDYQVNKKLMGYANEDAIFMHCLPAFHNLETEIGKKIYQEFGLEELEVSDEVFESEQSVVFDQAANRLHTIKSVLVSTLV, encoded by the coding sequence ATGAAGGGAAAAAGTTTTTTAAAACTTTTAGATTTTTCTACACAGGAAATAAAAAGTTTAATTAAATCGGCTAAAGATCTTAAATCAGATAAAAAGAATAATAGAGAAAAACAAAATTTAAAAGGGAAAAATTTAGCTCTTATTTTTGAAAAAGATTCTACGAGAACAAGATGTGCTTTTGAAGTAGGCGCTATGGATCAAGGGGCAAATACTACATATTTAGGTGCTGTAGGTTCTCAGATAGGAAAAAAAGAAAGTATTGCAGATACAGCAAGAGTTTTAGGAGGGATGTTTGACGGTATAGAATACAGAGGAAGTTCCCAGGAAAAAGTAGAAGAATTGGCTAAATACTCAGGTGTTCCTGTATGGAATGGACTTACAGACGAATTTCATCCAACTCAAATTTTGGCTGATTTTATGACTATCGAAGAGAAAAAAGGAAAACTTTCAGATCAAAAATTAGTTTATGTAGGAGATGGAAGAAGTAATATGGGAAATTCTTTATTAATTGGTGCAGCCAAAATGGGGATGAAATTTACGATATTATCACCATTGGAATTATTTCCTGAAAAGAAATTGATCACCAAAGCTAAGGAAATAGCTATGGAAACAGGTGCAGTTATTAATTTTGAAATGTTGCCTGAGAAAGCTCTTGAGGATGCAGATGTTGTATATACAGATGTTTGGTTATCTATGGGAGAAAAGTTCGATATATGGAAGGAGAGAATAGAATTGCTCAAGGACTACCAAGTTAATAAAAAACTCATGGGATATGCTAATGAAGATGCTATTTTTATGCATTGTTTACCGGCATTTCACAACTTGGAAACCGAGATAGGAAAAAAAATATATCAAGAATTTGGTCTGGAAGAATTAGAAGTTAGTGATGAAGTTTTTGAAAGTGAGCAATCAGTTGTTTTTGATCAGGCTGCAAATAGATTACATACAATAAAATCAGTTTTGGTTAGTACATTAGTTTAA
- a CDS encoding transporter substrate-binding domain-containing protein — MKKIMQLVMILAVGVIMTACGGSKEEKVVVVGTAPNFVPFEYMDGDKIVGFDMDLLDEVSKETGLKFKVVGMDFSGLLPALQTKKIDLIVAGMSITEDRKKNVNFSHPYFNVSQVIMVGEGSKEIEKESDIAGKKIGVVMGTTSDTIAENLSKELDGVETVKYNKLHEAVLSLQAEKIDMIILDYQQAKKTTENNNGLKLSDYTLQSEEYAMAMGKDETELLTQINKALEKIIKSKKYNELIEKHIKN; from the coding sequence ATGAAAAAAATAATGCAATTAGTGATGATATTAGCAGTTGGGGTAATAATGACAGCATGTGGAGGAAGTAAGGAGGAAAAGGTTGTCGTTGTAGGAACGGCTCCGAATTTTGTTCCATTTGAATATATGGATGGGGATAAAATAGTAGGGTTTGATATGGATTTATTAGATGAAGTTAGTAAGGAAACGGGCCTTAAATTTAAAGTAGTAGGAATGGATTTCAGCGGACTTCTACCAGCCCTTCAGACTAAGAAAATAGATTTAATTGTAGCGGGAATGTCCATAACAGAAGATAGAAAGAAAAATGTGAATTTCAGCCACCCATATTTTAATGTGAGCCAGGTAATTATGGTAGGAGAGGGGTCAAAAGAGATAGAGAAAGAGTCTGATATAGCAGGGAAAAAGATAGGAGTTGTAATGGGAACAACCAGCGATACCATAGCCGAGAATCTATCTAAAGAATTAGATGGTGTAGAGACTGTAAAATATAATAAATTGCACGAAGCTGTTTTATCACTGCAGGCTGAAAAAATAGATATGATAATCTTGGATTATCAGCAGGCTAAAAAAACAACTGAGAATAATAATGGTTTAAAGTTATCTGACTATACTTTACAATCAGAGGAATATGCTATGGCTATGGGAAAGGATGAAACTGAATTATTAACTCAAATAAATAAGGCTTTAGAAAAAATTATAAAAAGTAAAAAATACAATGAATTAATAGAAAAACATATAAAAAATTAA
- the argH gene encoding argininosuccinate lyase: MKLWGGRFNKETAKILEKFNGSINFDKRMYEEDIMGSIAHSKMLAKQEIIGIDEQQQIENGLKQILNEIKEEKFIFDLKDEDIHMAIEKRLIEIVGEVGGKLHTARSRNDQVALDIRMYLKKESMVIEELLGELLEGLVETADKNKDVIMPGYTHLQRAQPILFSHHMMAYYEMFKRDLDRLKDSYKRLDVMPLGAGALAGTTYNIDRHFVAGELGFSGVTKNSLDTVSDRDFIIELNFIISMISMHMSRLAEEIILWSTSEFSFVALDDSYSTGSSIMPQKKNPDIAELIRGKTGRIFGNLMGILTVMKGLPLAYNKDTQEDKEGIFDSIDTIKISLVIFKEMLVTMKINEGNMMKGIEDGFINATDVADYLAKKGLPFRDAHRIVGELVVYCEMNKKSLSELKLEEFKGYSDLFEGDINKKISIEECINERKSYGGTGIESVERQIKDAKEFLKK, translated from the coding sequence ATGAAACTTTGGGGTGGAAGATTTAATAAGGAAACAGCAAAAATATTAGAGAAATTCAACGGGTCTATAAATTTTGATAAAAGAATGTATGAAGAGGACATAATGGGGAGTATAGCTCACTCTAAGATGCTGGCTAAACAAGAGATCATAGGAATAGATGAACAACAACAAATAGAAAATGGGCTGAAACAGATATTAAATGAGATAAAGGAAGAAAAGTTTATATTTGATCTAAAAGATGAAGATATCCATATGGCTATCGAAAAAAGGTTGATAGAGATTGTAGGAGAAGTAGGGGGAAAGCTCCATACTGCTAGAAGCAGAAATGACCAGGTAGCTTTGGATATCAGAATGTATCTAAAAAAAGAAAGTATGGTAATTGAGGAATTATTAGGAGAGTTATTGGAGGGGTTGGTAGAAACAGCTGATAAAAATAAAGATGTTATTATGCCTGGATATACTCATCTTCAGAGAGCACAGCCTATTTTATTTTCCCATCATATGATGGCTTATTATGAGATGTTTAAAAGAGATTTAGACAGACTAAAAGACTCCTACAAAAGATTAGATGTAATGCCATTAGGAGCCGGAGCACTGGCCGGGACAACCTATAATATCGACAGACATTTTGTAGCCGGGGAACTTGGATTTTCTGGTGTAACTAAAAACAGTTTGGATACTGTCAGCGACAGAGACTTTATAATTGAATTGAATTTTATTATTTCTATGATATCTATGCATATGTCCAGATTGGCTGAAGAGATTATTTTATGGTCTACAAGTGAATTTTCCTTTGTGGCTTTGGATGATTCCTATTCTACAGGCTCTTCTATCATGCCACAGAAAAAAAATCCAGATATAGCGGAACTTATCCGGGGGAAAACAGGAAGAATTTTTGGAAATTTAATGGGAATACTGACTGTTATGAAGGGACTGCCACTGGCCTACAATAAGGATACCCAGGAGGATAAGGAGGGAATTTTTGATTCCATTGATACCATAAAGATCTCACTGGTTATCTTTAAAGAGATGCTGGTTACCATGAAGATAAATGAAGGAAATATGATGAAGGGAATTGAAGATGGATTTATAAATGCTACTGATGTAGCTGATTACCTGGCGAAAAAAGGCCTGCCATTTAGAGATGCCCATAGAATAGTCGGGGAACTGGTTGTTTATTGTGAGATGAACAAAAAAAGTTTATCAGAGTTGAAATTAGAGGAATTTAAAGGGTACAGCGACCTGTTTGAAGGTGATATAAATAAAAAGATAAGTATAGAGGAGTGTATCAATGAGAGAAAAAGTTATGGTGGAACCGGGATAGAATCAGTGGAAAGACAGATAAAGGATGCCAAGGAATTTTTAAAAAAATAA
- a CDS encoding NAD/NADP-dependent octopine/nopaline dehydrogenase family protein, translated as MKSVGIIGGGNGGLTAAYHFSKIGNKVCLYDAKEFSVNLEGIEENNGHIEALKEVDGLKLEIPGTQKIDKITTDIIEVLEYSKIIVIVVPSYAQEIIFNKIYPYLGGHILVSMPGNFSSLVFNKIMLEKGKKDVTFVDGISIPWACRIECQGGVAIYGTKSHLPVGVFPGVKTDETLGILNEVFPIKLTKLENVVAAGMENINFGGHPLLSVLNMGIMENFGGEFNYYRDTCSLATSKAVSVMEKERLAIGDTIGFYLTPELEAMNSLYSLEYESVYELNRSSVAHSKIGAPSTSKHRYITEDVPYLVVPCYSLGELLGVETPMMYSCITIAGAYNSKNYFKDGRNLEKMGIDGMDKKDLKNYLYYGK; from the coding sequence ATGAAATCAGTTGGGATAATAGGTGGAGGAAATGGAGGGCTTACAGCGGCATATCATTTTTCTAAGATAGGAAATAAAGTTTGTCTCTATGATGCCAAAGAATTTTCTGTGAATTTAGAGGGAATTGAAGAAAATAACGGACATATAGAGGCATTAAAAGAGGTAGATGGGCTAAAATTAGAGATTCCTGGGACCCAAAAGATAGATAAGATAACAACTGATATTATAGAAGTTTTAGAATATTCTAAAATAATAGTCATAGTAGTACCATCCTATGCTCAGGAGATTATCTTTAATAAAATTTATCCATATTTAGGTGGTCATATATTAGTATCTATGCCTGGAAATTTTTCTAGTTTAGTTTTTAATAAAATTATGTTGGAGAAAGGAAAAAAAGATGTAACCTTCGTAGATGGTATCTCTATTCCTTGGGCTTGTAGAATTGAGTGTCAAGGGGGAGTAGCAATTTATGGGACTAAATCTCATCTGCCAGTAGGAGTTTTTCCAGGGGTTAAAACTGATGAAACACTGGGGATATTAAATGAAGTATTTCCAATAAAGTTAACAAAATTAGAAAATGTAGTTGCAGCAGGGATGGAAAATATAAATTTTGGAGGACATCCTCTATTATCGGTATTAAATATGGGAATAATGGAAAACTTTGGAGGAGAATTTAATTATTATAGAGATACTTGTTCTTTGGCTACTTCAAAGGCTGTATCTGTCATGGAAAAGGAAAGGTTAGCGATAGGAGATACTATAGGATTTTACTTAACTCCGGAGTTGGAGGCTATGAATTCATTGTATAGCTTAGAATATGAAAGTGTATATGAATTAAATAGAAGTTCGGTAGCACATAGTAAGATCGGAGCTCCTAGTACATCAAAACATAGATATATAACAGAGGACGTTCCCTATTTAGTGGTACCGTGTTATTCACTTGGGGAATTATTAGGGGTAGAGACTCCTATGATGTATTCTTGTATAACAATTGCAGGAGCTTATAACAGTAAAAATTATTTTAAAGATGGAAGAAATTTAGAAAAGATGGGGATCGACGGAATGGACAAAAAAGATCTAAAAAATTATCTTTATTATGGAAAATAG
- a CDS encoding basic amino acid ABC transporter substrate-binding protein → MKKIINLVGILMMVILVGCGKEEVQTKKLYIGTNAEYKPYEYIENGEITGFDIEFMEELAKNLGYEIEWKNLSFDGLLPALQTKKIDMVIAGMTPTEERKKAIDFTDIYYSSAQAILVNKDTTGIKTLDNLKGKAVGVQLGTIQETMANEIEGAEIKRYNSFTGAILELNNKKIDAVIVGEVVANNYLENNKKLKLAGLLDDRQDGSAIALGKGQEQLILDLNEEIKKMKKSGKYQKLVNKYFGG, encoded by the coding sequence ATGAAAAAAATAATAAATTTAGTCGGGATTTTAATGATGGTTATATTGGTTGGATGCGGGAAAGAAGAGGTGCAGACTAAAAAACTATATATAGGAACAAATGCGGAATATAAACCCTATGAATATATTGAAAATGGAGAGATAACAGGGTTTGACATTGAATTTATGGAAGAATTAGCAAAGAATTTAGGATATGAAATAGAGTGGAAAAACTTAAGTTTTGACGGATTATTACCGGCACTTCAGACTAAAAAAATAGATATGGTAATAGCTGGGATGACTCCTACAGAGGAGAGAAAAAAAGCGATAGATTTTACAGATATTTATTATAGTTCTGCTCAAGCTATCTTGGTAAATAAAGATACTACTGGAATTAAAACTTTAGATAATCTAAAGGGGAAAGCAGTTGGAGTACAGTTAGGAACTATCCAAGAAACTATGGCAAATGAGATAGAGGGAGCCGAGATTAAAAGATACAACTCATTTACAGGAGCTATATTGGAACTAAATAATAAAAAGATAGATGCAGTAATAGTTGGTGAAGTAGTGGCTAATAATTATTTAGAAAACAATAAAAAATTAAAATTAGCAGGGTTACTAGACGATAGACAAGATGGATCGGCAATAGCCTTAGGTAAGGGACAGGAACAATTAATATTAGACTTAAATGAAGAGATTAAAAAAATGAAAAAAAGTGGAAAATATCAAAAGTTAGTAAACAAGTATTTTGGAGGATAA
- a CDS encoding basic amino acid ABC transporter substrate-binding protein, with translation MKKTMKLIMAVIVGIFMVACGNKSEEKVEKIYVGTNAEFAPFEYLEDGKTVGFDMDLMAAISKEIGVEIEIKDMAFDGLLPALQAKKVDMIIAGMTATEERKKAVNFSETYYKANQVIITAEDAEDISDFEGLKGKKVGVILGFTGDVVVSEIDGVEVKKYNAGYAAIMDLKEGKIDAVVLDGEPAKNFVKNNEGIKVTSAEGEKEEYAMAVSKDNAELLGKINTALTTLKGNGTYDKLLKKWF, from the coding sequence ATGAAAAAGACGATGAAATTAATAATGGCAGTAATAGTAGGAATATTTATGGTAGCTTGTGGAAATAAGAGTGAAGAAAAAGTAGAAAAAATATATGTAGGAACTAATGCAGAATTTGCACCATTTGAATATTTAGAAGATGGAAAAACAGTGGGATTTGATATGGATCTAATGGCTGCGATATCAAAGGAAATAGGGGTAGAGATAGAGATTAAGGATATGGCTTTTGATGGTCTGTTACCAGCATTACAGGCTAAAAAAGTGGATATGATAATAGCAGGGATGACAGCTACAGAGGAGAGAAAGAAAGCTGTAAACTTCAGTGAAACATATTATAAGGCAAATCAAGTAATCATAACAGCGGAAGATGCAGAAGATATCTCAGATTTTGAAGGGTTGAAAGGGAAGAAAGTAGGAGTAATCTTAGGATTTACAGGAGATGTAGTTGTCAGTGAGATAGATGGCGTAGAAGTAAAAAAATATAATGCAGGCTATGCAGCTATCATGGACTTAAAGGAAGGAAAGATAGACGCAGTAGTATTAGACGGAGAACCAGCTAAGAATTTTGTAAAAAATAATGAAGGGATAAAAGTTACATCGGCAGAGGGAGAAAAGGAAGAATATGCAATGGCAGTATCTAAAGATAATGCAGAGTTACTAGGAAAAATAAATACAGCTTTAACAACATTAAAAGGAAATGGTACATACGATAAACTGTTAAAAAAATGGTTTTAA